A stretch of DNA from Aliarcobacter thereius LMG 24486:
CTTCCATTGCTTCAATTTTAATTGGAACTTCACTTTTACAAAGTTCATCATAAACTTCCATTTTGCCTTTTTGATCTAAAATCATTCCACCAAATTGTATAACTCTATCTTCTTCCAAAGCCCCTGTTGTTTCTGTATCAAATAAAATATAATAAACCATAAAAATCCTTTAAATTATCAACATAGCATCGCCATATGAGTAAAATCTATAATTGTTTTTTATAGCAATTTCATAAAGCTCTAAAGTTTTTTCTAAACCAATAAAAGATGCAACAAGCATAATTAATGTAGATTTTGGAAGATGGAAGTTTGTTAAAAGATGATTTACAATTATTGGTTTGTTTGCTGGATTTAAAAACAAATCACACTCTCCACAAATCATATTTTTTCTTGCATAATATTCCAAAGTTCTAGTAACCGTTGTTCCAACTGCTAAAATATTTTTTGCTTTGTCTATTTTATCTTTACATTGGCTACTTATTTCAAAATATTCACTATGCATTGGATGAGATAAAATATCTTCAACATCAACTGGCTTAAAAGTTCCAGCTCCAACATGCAATGTAAGATAATTTAATCCATATTTATCTTCTATTTTTTGTAATAATTCAGGCGTAAAATGTAGCGATGCTGTTGGTGCTGCAACTGCTCCATATTTTTTAGAAAACAAAGTTTGATAATCTTTTTCATCTTCTTTTGTATCAGCTCTATTTATATATGGAGGAAGTGGAATGTGCCCTATTTCGTTTAAAATTTCAACTAAAGAAGAAAAATCTAATTTAATTTTTTCATAATCTTTTTTATAAAACTCAACAACTCTTGAGCCATCTTCATTTATTTCAATGATATTTGCACAAAGGTTTTTATCAAAAAAAAGTTTTGTGCCAAGATTTACTTTTCCTTTAATATAAACTAAAAATCTATTCATAAAAAGTGCTTTATTTAATAGTAGTTCTATATTAGCACCTGTTAGTTTTTTTCCAAAAATTCTTGCTTTTATTACTTTTGTATCATT
This window harbors:
- the queA gene encoding tRNA preQ1(34) S-adenosylmethionine ribosyltransferase-isomerase QueA; this encodes MSDNLKTSSYDFYLPTSQIASKAVNPADSAKLLVYNRATNEITHAIFKDIMNFLPEDLTIFLNDTKVIKARIFGKKLTGANIELLLNKALFMNRFLVYIKGKVNLGTKLFFDKNLCANIIEINEDGSRVVEFYKKDYEKIKLDFSSLVEILNEIGHIPLPPYINRADTKEDEKDYQTLFSKKYGAVAAPTASLHFTPELLQKIEDKYGLNYLTLHVGAGTFKPVDVEDILSHPMHSEYFEISSQCKDKIDKAKNILAVGTTVTRTLEYYARKNMICGECDLFLNPANKPIIVNHLLTNFHLPKSTLIMLVASFIGLEKTLELYEIAIKNNYRFYSYGDAMLII